One window from the genome of Glycine soja cultivar W05 chromosome 12, ASM419377v2, whole genome shotgun sequence encodes:
- the LOC114378955 gene encoding uncharacterized protein LOC114378955, producing the protein MARIEKVVKISEQELDRLKQNRNEVAEIPRKCLEEKAKALANQGEWATFINVLALLVFGTVLFPNVDGLVDLVAIDAFLAYHHSKESPIIAVLADTCDIFDLRCEKSNARIVCCTPALYVWFVSHVFYHEGRSVCLLQGHLMCSEEGKENWEELLVGMTGVSISWFPRWKEGEPGVLCSCYPMRGESSEKIITPFIERGFNEANAKILHKICKAWNRVGRKDKELRGGSNGVISDYHKWLKSRMQGIAWLPKLRSLSRKEAEILVESEEVQALKAELERTRLVKENLKTVVTRVRKECDELKDINMTTVEALEWETKRARKEEWSRNKF; encoded by the exons ATGGCAAGAATAGAAAAAGTGGTCAAGATCTCAGAACAAGAGCTAGACCGATtaaagcaaaataggaatgAAGTGGCAGAGATACCAAGGAAGTGCTTGGAGGAGAAGGCGAAAGCTTTGGCCAACCAAGGAGAATGGGCAACATTCATCAACGTATTAGCTCTGCTAGTGTTTGGGACAGTACTATTCCCGAATGTAGACGGGTTGGTGGATCTAGTGGCGATCGACGCctttcttgcttatcaccacaGCAAGGAAAGCCCGATCATTGCTGTTTTGGCAGATACATGTGATATATTCGACTTGagatgtgagaagagcaatGCAAGAATTGTCTGTTGTACAcctgctctttatgtatggtttgtATCCCATGTTTTTTATCATGAGGGTAGATCAGTCTGTCTCCTACAAGGTCATCTCATGTGCTCCGAAGAGGGTAAAGAAAATTGGGAAGAACTCTTGGTAGGCATGACGGGAGTGTCCATTAGTTGGTTCCCACGGTGGAAAGAAGGAGAGCCAGGAGTGTTATGCTCAT GCTATCCTATGAGAGGTGAGTCGTCGGAGAAAatcatcacgcctttcatcgagCGAGGTTTCAATGAAGCTAATGCGAAGATACTTCACAAAATCTGTAAAGCGTGGAATAGAGTGGGAAGAAAAGATAAGGAGCTTAGGGGAGGTAGCAATGGCGTCATCAGTGACTATCACAAGTGGTTGAAGTCTAGAATGCAAGGGATAGCCTGGCTCCCAAAGCTGAGAAGTCTAAGTAGGAAAGAGGCTGAAATTCTTGTGGAAAGTGAAGAAGTGCAAGCTTTGAAAGCAGAGCTCGAAAGAACAAGATTGGTGAAAGAGAATCTTAAGACGGTAGTCACTAGGGTCAGAAAAGAGTGTGATGAGCTGAAAGATATCAACATGACCACGGTTGAAGCATTAGAGTGGGAAACAAAAagggcccgaaaggaagaatggaGTAGgaacaagttttga